AAATGTGTATACGCTGAATTTAGtacagaaatgtacaaaaaatgcaatatattGTGTGCCCGTGCATAGCAGAAGATAGGCaactattgatttttttaaaacataataacagACTTATTTCTCAACCGCTAACTGGTTCAAATACACTACTGAGGGCCCTGATTCAGAAGTacaatttcatttgatttattgacTTTATGTAAAAGGGTTGGTTTTACTAGAAAGGGTTCTCTTTTAAGAGGTCTTGAGACCAACCGACTCTGATAACTTAAAGGTTTAACAGAATGATACTTCTTCTGCTGTATATAGACAATCTTTGGCAGACTGTGTTAAAGCCTGTTTCTACACCAGAGAGCAAACATAGTATGTTTCATTTGTCATTATGCCAATCTAAATCATGAAAATAACACAACCAACATCtgatctgagctgctttttgacattttaaacagcaaaaaagtagttgcaataGAGTGAAGGGAAATGGTCCACTACTTAAATGATCCTGGATATAATTTTGCTCACAGCCATAGGTGTATGCATTCTTCTTTGTACAATGTTTCTACTCTTTTGGTGCTGAGGGGGCATATGATAATATTTAATTAGCTCGCAATATGTTAATAAAGTGAAAGTACCACTGATATTGTAAAAACTGCTGTGTTTAGTGACCATCATTAAgcctgtggtaaaaaaaaacccacatttgATAGTGGTGAAATGGCTGCTCAagaatattatatatttaagttGAGAAGAGAAGAATGAGAAGTGTGGTTTGAGACCCTGTGACAAATCAAATGCAGACCTGAAAGAATAAATGGATGATAGATGAAGAGTTTTACCTTGAAGGATGTTCCTCTGCTCAAGCTCTTCTGCTGTCGGTCTCTGACTGAGTCGCCTGAAgacagaaaatacttttaattgactactttaaaaaaataatattgaaagAAATATATTTCATCATTAGGTGTAGGGTTCCATGACAAACTAAATATATGACTGTTTATTCTTAGAGTAAAAGGAGAGCCTCTTAAACTCCATGGATTACATGGAACATTATGAGCAATGACCATATACAAACTACATCACAACTGCAGTATTACAGCAGATGACACTGACTTGCCATGTCCAAGTTTACAGTAAGTATGTACATCCTGTCAATCAGTTTGCTGACACACAATGTGACTGCTGTACCGTGTGAGTGCAGTGCCGATCTTGTTCCTCACTGCCATCCACTGCTCCCTGTTTTGCCAACTCATGTCTTCACAATTCTCCGAATCattcctctcttctttctcctgtttttCCAGACGCTTAGCTAAGGTGTCCTTCCTCTTCACACGACTCGCCAGACCACCTTTTACACACAAAGTCCATATATTTACACAAAGAGGCTTTCTACAGCAGgtggacatgtgtgtgtgtgtgtgtgttaattattataattacaattattattattggggTACTCTTTTTATATTGTACTAAAGGATGTAGTGGCTCATTTCAAAATTTTTAAGATATTATTACCTATTCCTTATTTTACCTATTCTTTAATGTTGTTTCTTACATTTATTCTCTGAAGAGTTTTTCTGTCTTCAGTTGCATTATAAAAGCCTCCAGAGTCGCTCATGCGTTTCCCTAATGCTTTCATCAAGGAAAAAGTGGAATGTGTTTAATGTCAATAAAAGGAGCAAATGCAGTGATAtgctaatattttaaatctatttttgattgtaaatagtattaagtTGAGGCATAACAACTCCAAATGTATGGTTTAGTTCAGCTGTAAGACCTCCGAAAACCACTGTGTGTAGTGTAGGGGACATCAAGTGTTGTTAAAAGAGGTGATGTAACACACTGTCATAACTTTAGAGAAAAGCGGCTGGCATTAAATCCAATCATTCAATTTTTTTGGTTTCAACATTGACATGCCATCTTTCCATGGATTAGGTTCCAAAAATTGCAAATAGAGTTTGCACTCTagggatttaaaacaaaatgttcttaTTGGCACTTTTGTCTTCACatgatattttaaaagataTAACTTCAGGGTGCAGATTAAGTTTATGCAAAATATGCATAAGCTTTCATACACTGAAAGTCAACAAGGTACTGTATTTCTTAACAAAGCCTATAAAATCTCCACCGCCTCATCTATGTGACCTAATAGAAGTAGTGTAAGAAAGACAAACTTACTTGTGGGGACTTcctcatcgtcatcatcatcctcactTTTAGCATCATCTCTGTACAGTATTGGTCCATCTGAGTCGGAATCCTCATCACTTTCCTCGGGGCCTGTAACTTCAGGGATGACGCTGACTCTGTCATCTCCAATCATACCCCGCCTGCTGCGGGGCTCGAACTCTGGCTTTCGGAAAGGTCTCTGAGGTTGAACCTTCCGCAGCTCCTCTTCCATGTCAAAGTCATCATCTTCTGGCCTACAAAGACACATGAAATCTGTAAGATGGATGAACAAACTCAAAGTCATTTATTCACAGTCAGTCCTTGTTCTCTTCTATTAATCTCAACTATTTGCCAAAGAGATTTACAATAACTTCAAGAAGTCTTCAAAACAGTAGCAGCAGAGACTAAGAAAAAAACTGGTTTTCAAACCCAAGTACAGATCAGCCTAACTGTTGGCCTGTACTTTGTGTCTGTTATTAGCCAGGCTTGTAACTCAGGATTTATTTATCTTGGCTTGTCCTCCTACAGCACTCAGAATCATACAATTGAGGGGGATCATTCTGATGTGGCCTATCCAAAGTACAGGGTTTCCAGATTAAAAAGCAACCTTATTAAGTTTCAACTTGCATTCCATGGTTGTAGTTTGTCGAGCATTCTATGAATagcattaaacttccctttgccTTCCATGTATTGAAATAtcccttttctttcttgcttAAAAACTCAGAATACATTTTTCCACTCTGATGGTGCTTTCTGGTTGTTCAGACTACAGAGTTCATAGTCTTGGTTGACCTGCTCCTCCAGATCCCCttcaggtgacatcatctggactTAAAAACTCCAGATCATCCTTCAGATTTCATATCAGTTTTTTAGCTCTACTATACTGAGCAGCTGAAGAACTTCTCCCAATGTTGGGAcagaattattttaatttagagaAATCAGTAGGACATTTAATATCAATTAATATGCactcactttattaggtactcCTGGCCATcctatgtaaaataaatgaaggcCAAAAATTTAGAACCAcatcttcttataatgcactccactacaattccaccacccactatgaatAAACAGAGTAGcattatcaatattattatttttcttgtttgtttattgttgtgGAATAATCTGTCATTTTCACCTGTGGTTGATAAATAAATGGGTATAGAAATAAGACAAACGTATAGATTCCAGGGCATCAACAGTGGAaaattaggcttttttttttttttttaaacctgtggtctgaaaaaaatgcagtgtgCATAGTGCAACGCAATTGATTGGtgcaaaaatgcaacaaaaataaatgtaagagaAATGACAGTAATGCAAAGGATAATGGGTAATAGAGTAGAATTTAAATTTGCCgcactttattatgtaaagtgccttcagatgactttgttgtcaattggtgctatataaataaaagttgagttgaattgaattcaatcAATGAGAAACTCAAAAAACACTCGCCATTGATATGAACTCTCAATTACTTTTTGGATTAGTCAATTAGTTTCACATATAAAATCTTAAAGTTTTCTTGTAGTTTTCTAGTAAATTTCTTGTTAGTCTTAAACCacaaattatttagttttagaaTAACAAAGAATAAGAATAACAAAAATCCACAAATCTTGACATTTTACTATATTtctatttcatattttcttGAAAGTGTATTTAAACAGGGCTGAGTAACTATCAGTTTATtgctgattttgtgtttttgattgaCAGTTTAAAGCCCACTTGGCGAAAACAACAGAACCATATGTCAGGCTTTTGTAATTTAACTTAACcaataaatcaaaaaagaaaaataagagacTGTTTCTCTTAATTTTCTGCTTTCAAACAAATGAATGCTGTCTTTTAAAAGCACATAATGCACAGTATACTATGCGGGATACTTACAGCCTAAGAGGTTCAATAGTAATAGGGAGAGAGTGCCGTGAGTTACCCCCAGCCTCAGCAAAGATGTCTGGAGGAGACTCAAACAGTTGGGAGTGGGCCCTCTGGGAACCATCTGGGTTAGGCTGAGTAGGACCAGGGCTGGCTAACGCTCTCTGAATGAGGATGTGTAGGGGGACAGCTGGAGGTCGGCTGGGAGGCTCTGTGGATGGGCTGGGAGGATCAGCTTGGATGGTGGGCACAGCTCCAGAGAACGTGGTGCTGGGCTGGAGCGACTGAACCCTGGGTGGAGACGGAGGTATGTGGGAGGGCAGTGATGAAAGAGGCTCAGGGGAAGCCTGAGGAGGTGTTGCACTTGTCTTGTCTTCTCTGCTTTCTCCTTTTAAGACAGCAGGTGGCACCTGTACAGAGGCTCCAGCTGGGTCAGTGGTAATTGACTCTGGGACCTGAATCAGAGTAGAAGGATCTGTAGAATGTCGCTTGGTGACTGGGGTCATCCTTTTTGGGGGTGTCGGTGGTGAGCGCTTAGCTGGAGCTGGGATTCCTATGACGCCGCTGCCAGGCTGTAAAAGCTCTACTGTAAACAAACCAATTAACAAGAATGAGTATTTGTCACACAGGAGGTTGATCATACCGAACATGCAATCAGAATGTAATGATGCGCATTAACTCTGTAGATGTGACGTTAGTTTGAACAACTAcaagcaaaacagcaaatatgtcTCCAACAGTTTTAGTctgtaagaaaaaacaaagatttctgCTACAGATGAGCTGGTTGCTGAGTCAGTGAAGAGTGTCagatgcacgcacgcacacacacacaattaccaGACAACTGTAGCAGAGGTCTTTAATGATCATCCAGTGAcatcaacaaacacattcaatatGCTCTGGCACAACATCCATGCAGCATTTAGAATTAATTAGCTCAGCTGAGACGTGGTCCAGTGGCTGCAACACACATGCAATGCATTACTGGTGTTAAAATAGAGCTGACGAATGTTACATTATGGACAATCTACACCACCAGTTTATGGTTCAATTGAACAGATTAAGGTGTAGCGCGCCCGCTGGGTACCTGAGCTGGTCTGGCTAGCCCTGTGCCGCAGGTACACAGGTAGAGAAAGGTAGAGGCCAAGCTCACTCTGGCGTCTGCAGCCGGTCCAGTAACAAGGCTGCCTAGCCTTAGAGCCCCTGTTCAATGAGGAAGCTGGCAAATATGAGTGGAGATGTCAAGGGGGGGGCCGAGTTTACATTCCAAACAGGGAAATAAGTAAAAGATGGAGGTTTACGTGTGGCTTTATAATCATCTAATGATAGATGTATACTCTGCCGCTGGAAAAGCGACAGAGTATACATCTATCATTACATGATTAAATTCTGTGGAAATGAGCACTGGATAAATACTTTTGTTAATTCCCTGGTTAAACCTACATATGACTGCAGTGTGGCAGTACACTTGGACATATCATTTGTTATGAAGGTTTCCTGACAACCTTGTTTACTTGTGATGGTAAAACTGTTCACATTAAGTCAAATTAATTATTGACAGGGAAAACCAAAATTAACTTGTTTCAGCTTGTCcaacactactactactactactactaccaccaCCAACGTATTAATATTATTGCAGATAAACCGTCATCACTGTGTAGGTCTGTCAATAAGTAACAAGAAATCAAGAAgaaatgtagttaaaaaaaaaaagaatcagctagtaaaaatacagtatcaGTCCCAATCttgaaaaaaatccacatttagCTGGGCTATGACACCTAGGATGCATGTAGCATagcacactgacaaacacctAAAGACTGTGTATGGAACAGTGTGCAATGAACAGTGAAACCTAACAGATAGCAGTGGAATGTGTCACCGAGCAAGACAGTTTCTAACAGATAGTGTTGGGACAGGCTGTAAACAAGAGCACTATGGCATGTTGTAACAAAGGATATTGAAAACCCAGTCAGTTTCTATCAAACCTCTGAAAAAGTGCCGACTTTGCATAAATGGTGAAAAGACAAGCCAATGCATGTCTCCTCTCAAAAGAATCGTAGATGTGCAAAGTGAAACTGCACACTTGCAACACATCAGAAAACACCTACACTACACAACAATGAGGCTAAGTGCAAAGTTAATGACTGTCCCAGCTCATTAGTTAGATTTACACTGCCATGACCACCTACTCCTAAATAATcaagtatttaaaaacatttcatcatttcaacAAGAAATTTCATCCAGATTCTAATAAAATCAGAACGAAAAGCACTTTTAACTAGTGAAGGGGAGACAACGCAGAAAACTCGTCTACATGGGACTACATAATTATAAACCTAAGAGCATTTTATGGAGAAGCATCAAGGGATTTGTTTTCCATGTGCCCTCAGTTATTGTGCAATATTTCTGCTGAatcaaaaacaagcaaatataaaatgaatggGTCTAGTGACTAAAACGCTGTGGAATGGAGTGCaaaattaacatgttttaatttagtcacatcatcatcatcaactcTTATTCTATATAGATTAttttgcaaatatgttttaacaTATTCCATACACATAAGTGTCAGCATCAGAGCATCCAATAAATTTCACATTTAGGTGGAATACTGGCATCAACAATAACACTTTTGTAGAGTTAGAAAGTGATCTATTGCTTTCTGTGAAATaggaaaaatgaagaaaatgtcagGAAGCATGACTCATAGTTTGTGTGATCACATCTTTTACAAGGATTCTttcatcagctgctgctgttttcctttactgagctgttctgtgttgGTTGCTCATTGCACCAGTGGGTCCTTACTTTTTTCAGAACATTCCAAATTGTTGCATTAGCTATGGGCAATGTTTTTGCAATGCTTTTGATTGTTTTCCCATCTTTGCctatataaattatttaaacaaccAAAGGTACAAAAGGGTAAAATCAAGAGTGGTCATTAGTTCAACTATTTAAGTGGGTTGTCAAGTAACATGTTCCAATACTTATTTGTATTATTGGGagatctgataaaaaaaaaaaaatatctatacGTTGAttaaaaaagtgtaaacagCATCAAATAATAAGTGAAATTCAGAAATTCATTTGATCTCCATTTTTTATCTGGAACACAAATGTCTGCAGTGTACAGCAAAGACAAATGAATTAGCCTTAATACATTTTGAGGGGACTGTCTTTGAGCAATGCTTCCTAAATAAtagatatatacacacagatttACTGTACATGAGTTACTTAAGTTGGTCCCCAGTTACCCACATAAACTGATTATCTTTGATtaacctgtttaaaaaaaaaacctttctgctctcttgcacttgtatctcgtgaactgtgaacacttttctgataggaccttgctttgatgttttctccttgacttagatttttgcttgccttgtacctcacttgtaagtcgctttggataaaagcgtctgctaaatgactaaatttaaatgtctaaatgtaaaacaattgtGCTGTGCAGTGTCCCTGGGCCTGATTGACTAGTGCTTctgtgattgttgcagccttaaatatttttgctttttaattctgcttttagaattaaaaaaaacaacaacattctttataatgtttttaattggaAGGTTGCAAAGATTTAACTCCTTTAAACTCCTGGAGACTCTGTATAACAAAGTCTCAACTTAGACCAAAACAGCTGTTTATAGAGGTTCAATGTAAATCTACTGGAGTacataacaaaaaaactcaCCGTGCAGAGCAGGGCTGCTGTTGCGGTTGGTGGGTTTAGGTGGAGGAACAGGAGGTTGCTTAGCATGGGGAGGCACAGGGGGGGGCACATTAGCATCAGCTGAGGAAGAAGCAGTATTGGAAGGTCGAGGTGGTTCTTCGACTATTAGAGAGACCGTCCTCAGTGGCTTGGCCACAGCTAtaggagcagaggaggaagttGATGAAGAGGAGGGGGTTGTACTTCTGACAGGATCAGTGGAAGAAGCAATGAGGAATTTTGGAGGAAGAAGGGCTTGTTTTGGTTCGGGAGGATCTTGGGGAGAGTCTTCTGTTGGAGAAGGGTCATGAACAAAACGGACACCAGCAGActctacaaaaacaaacacagacattaaaggaaaagcacagacacaaaggtTCTAATGTTGCTGTATGGCAAACTACTGGAAACACAATTACCCACAAGGCAACTCTCAGTTACTACAACTATTAGAGAAGGAGGTGACTTGAGTCAGATTTTCTGAAGTTCGCTCACAAGAAATGCAGGCTGACCTGTTTTACCCTCATTTCATATTCACCTAAATCCATTTGCCAGAGCCCAGTGGTTCAGCTTCATAACCCCTGTCAGAGTTTAATAATTTACCATCACAACAAATATTGAGTGATAATTTACTAAAAAGATGGTTTGCAGTACCCAAAACAGAAGATGTTTCCATGTGTTAGTGCATGTTTACCCTACACTTTGGAATAATGCAGAACaagtaaagacataaaatgttactttaggattactgttaaattataatttttataatataGCATGcatttttatggaaaatagCCAACAAAGagcatgtggggaaaaaaaaggtataCTGATTTTTTATGTAATGGTTTACCCTTTCATCAAGTAGAACCCACAATTTTCTCTGATATaccaaaattgttttttatatttaataaaaaaccgACATCTTTTGACATTgaataaacataatattttaaataaaataataaaatttgcCAGGGCAAAGATAATGGGACCTAATTTTGTACTTGCACAACCTTTAAAAAGGCAGACAACAGCAATTTCAGAAGCTCTAAATGAGAATTCTGCACCTGCCAATAGGTAGTTTGTCCCCTTCTTCTTGAGCAAACTGCTCCAGCCGTCTCAGGTTTGTTGGTGCATATTCTACGCTGCATGTTTCAGCTCATTACATAGATTTTTGATAGGATTCACATGAGTGTTCACAAAGGTCCAGCTCGTGCCATTCTTGGTGCTTTTAGCTGTGCCTTTTAGGTCGTTATCCTGTTGGAGGACCCATGACCTGCCTATGAGACAGACCTTTCTCACACTAGGCAGGAATACTGGATTTCACTCATTCCTTTGTAGTGTTTTTACATAGATTTCACTGTGCCCTGCAAAGATTCAATCTACCCAGTTGCAGATGCTGCaaactttcttttcttaatAGAGCTCATGTGACTTGCTGAAATACTCAAGTTTTGTCCGAAGACACTATCACGGAAGCATTATGGTCGATCAATATGCATTTTCGTTAATTCCAGTCTGGCTTTTTTTATGCTGTTCCTTGAACAGTGGAGTCCTCCAATGAGGCAAGTGTCAGTCAAAAAGCAACATGCGGTCCAATCAGTCACTTATGTACCCTGAACTTGGACTAACATATCTCTTTGATAGCTGTCCTGTTTGTCTACCATTTTCAGTAGGAATTAATGATTTGTAAGGCTACCAACAAATGTATCCTCGTCTGTAGGTGAAAGTATAATCTTTAGTCATTTTATTAAAGACCACACTTTTgatgtgttgcatttttattaGTCAAGTCACCATATAGTACATTGTACTGACTCATCCAGAGCTAGTTTTGTCACACAAGAGCACAATCTGCACTGGAAGAGGCTGGCAAATCAGAAATATGTCTAGCTGAGCAATCAGGTTAACATTCACTCGTGGCACTAATGGCAAACAGGATTGCCATTAGTGGACTGTTTGTTCTGTAAATAGCTTTCTGACAAATTATGAATGTCAGAGGGAGATGAAGATCCTCAagtctttatttatattgttccAAGTTTTTGTTGCCATCAACAATATGCACCAgcatcagaaacaaaaacataattaaacatttgttgtcTCCACATGGTTTCTATGTAACCTCCATAAGTGGATACTGCATTCATATTTTGTGCCTAGGCAGACAGTGTCTCTACAGTGTGGTGAACAAGCATGAATTAGACTTCACTGCAAAGAGTTCACTTTTAAAGGTTTGCATATCTTCCTAATTTTACTCACCATTTAGGtggtcacattttattttgaaaaaatttcaaaaacatggtcaaagagaaaaactgaTAGGAGCCGAACATCATTAATTATTCCCTTTGTTTTGGTGCGCTTAATGCAGTTTTCAGGATGCATGTGCTACGAAGTGATATTTGTGAAAAGTGCttggtttttttaaataaataaatacattttaataaataaaaacaacttgaattagatttttagcAGTTTCTCATTTATCACTGCAAGtttaaaaacctgaaaacacacactagaTAAGTTGTTGTATCTGAACAGAAGGGAGAGATCTTACCTAATCGTTCTCTGAACTCTGTAGCTGGAGCGTATCTGGGCAGAGTACTCCTCCTGTCAGCTTCTGAGGCAGGCTGAGGCCTCTTGTTGTCCTCTGATGAACTTTTATGCAGAGAAGGCCTTAAGTCTATCTCAGACACAGGCCTGGTTATAGGCCTTGAGTCATCcagcttttctttcctctcccgCTCATCTCGACGCTCTCTTTCATTTCTCTTGACCCGGTCATCCTGTCGGTCCCTGTCCTCCCATCTATCTCGATCATCTT
The nucleotide sequence above comes from Channa argus isolate prfri chromosome 1, Channa argus male v1.0, whole genome shotgun sequence. Encoded proteins:
- the phactr4a gene encoding phosphatase and actin regulator 4A isoform X2; amino-acid sequence: MGHSASSETLAQQPAHNNTDDEVDLQQSTTGGEEGNSGRGTPPNKQKGKFSKMGNFFKPWKWRKKKPSEKFTETSIVLERKISVRKSRQELVARGVLKDIPENETHNVNNSKPPPMKNGHPVPLDVDRNSEVGVRVSRGESDMKVNPIKMLQIDERRNRALSDASRSNRAPLDVDSHVRLSLDVDRRIRLPSDVDKKGGSLPRGPLQDDRYRREERKDGKDDREDRGRKDREDVERRDRREERDGVAERREDRDFRDRRECRDDRDRRDERKEKDNRERRDRDERERRDRDERERRDREERERRDREERERRDLEERDRRDLEERERWDLEERERRAREERERRERDEKENRERDEKEKKDRDKEQRDERDRREDRDRRLERGKREDKDREYKERKDDRDRWEDRDRQDDRVKRNERERRDERERKEKLDDSRPITRPVSEIDLRPSLHKSSSEDNKRPQPASEADRRSTLPRYAPATEFRERLESAGVRFVHDPSPTEDSPQDPPEPKQALLPPKFLIASSTDPVRSTTPSSSSTSSSAPIAVAKPLRTVSLIVEEPPRPSNTASSSADANVPPPVPPHAKQPPVPPPKPTNRNSSPALHASSLNRGSKARQPCYWTGCRRQSELGLYLSLPVYLRHRASQTSSELLQPGSGVIGIPAPAKRSPPTPPKRMTPVTKRHSTDPSTLIQVPESITTDPAGASVQVPPAVLKGESREDKTSATPPQASPEPLSSLPSHIPPSPPRVQSLQPSTTFSGAVPTIQADPPSPSTEPPSRPPAVPLHILIQRALASPGPTQPNPDGSQRAHSQLFESPPDIFAEAGGNSRHSLPITIEPLRLPEDDDFDMEEELRKVQPQRPFRKPEFEPRSRRGMIGDDRVSVIPEVTGPEESDEDSDSDGPILYRDDAKSEDDDDDEEVPTSGLASRVKRKDTLAKRLEKQEKEERNDSENCEDMSWQNREQWMAVRNKIGTALTRRLSQRPTAEELEQRNILQAKNEADRRLERSEIKRRLTRKLSQRPTVAELQARKILRFHEYVESTHAHDYDRRADKPWTKLTPADKAAIRKELNEFKSSEMEVHEESRIYTRFHRP
- the phactr4a gene encoding phosphatase and actin regulator 4A isoform X1, encoding MGHSASSETLAQQPAHNNTDDEVDLQQSTTGGEEGNSGRGTPPNKQKGKFSKMGNFFKPWKWRKKKPSEKFTETSIVLERKISVRKSRQELVARGVLKDIPENETHNVNNSKPPPMKNGHPVPLDVDRNSEVGVRVSRGESDMKVNPIKMLQIDERRNRALSDASRSNRAPLDVDSHVRLSLDVDRRIRLPSDVDKKGGSLPRGPLQDDRYRREERKDGKDDREDRGRKDREDVERRDRREERDGVAERREDRDFRDRRECRDDRDRRDERKEKDNRERRDRDERERRDRDERERRDREERERRDREERERRDLEERDRRDLEERERWDLEERERRAREERERRERDEKENRERDEKEKKDRDKEQRDERDRREDRDRRLERGKREDKDREYKERKDDRDRWEDRDRQDDRVKRNERERRDERERKEKLDDSRPITRPVSEIDLRPSLHKSSSEDNKRPQPASEADRRSTLPRYAPATEFRERLESAGVRFVHDPSPTEDSPQDPPEPKQALLPPKFLIASSTDPVRSTTPSSSSTSSSAPIAVAKPLRTVSLIVEEPPRPSNTASSSADANVPPPVPPHAKQPPVPPPKPTNRNSSPALHASSLNRGSKARQPCYWTGCRRQSELGLYLSLPVYLRHRASQTSSVELLQPGSGVIGIPAPAKRSPPTPPKRMTPVTKRHSTDPSTLIQVPESITTDPAGASVQVPPAVLKGESREDKTSATPPQASPEPLSSLPSHIPPSPPRVQSLQPSTTFSGAVPTIQADPPSPSTEPPSRPPAVPLHILIQRALASPGPTQPNPDGSQRAHSQLFESPPDIFAEAGGNSRHSLPITIEPLRLPEDDDFDMEEELRKVQPQRPFRKPEFEPRSRRGMIGDDRVSVIPEVTGPEESDEDSDSDGPILYRDDAKSEDDDDDEEVPTSGLASRVKRKDTLAKRLEKQEKEERNDSENCEDMSWQNREQWMAVRNKIGTALTRRLSQRPTAEELEQRNILQAKNEADRRLERSEIKRRLTRKLSQRPTVAELQARKILRFHEYVESTHAHDYDRRADKPWTKLTPADKAAIRKELNEFKSSEMEVHEESRIYTRFHRP
- the phactr4a gene encoding phosphatase and actin regulator 4A isoform X7; translation: MGHSASSETLAQQPAHNNTDDEVDLQQSTTGGEEGNSGRGTPPNKQKGKFSKMGNFFKPWKWRKKKPSEKFTETSIVLERKISVRKSRQELVARGVLKDIPENETHNVNNSKPPPMKNGHPVPLDVDRNSEVGVRVSRGESDMKVNPIKMLQIDERRNRALSDASRSNRAPLDVDSHVRLSLDVDRRIRLPSDVDKKGGSLPRGPLQDDRYRREERKDGKDDREDRGRKDREDVERRDRREERDGVAERREDRDFRDRRECRDDRDRRDERKEKDNRERRDRDERERRDRDERERRDREERERRDREERERRDLEERDRRDLEERERWDLEERERRAREERERRERDEKENRERDEKEKKDRDKEQRDERDRREDRDRRLERGKREDKDREYKERKDDRDRWEDRDRQDDRVKRNERERRDERERKEKLDDSRPITRPVSEIDLRPSLHKSSSEDNKRPQPASEADRRSTLPRYAPATEFRERLESAGVRFVHDPSPTEDSPQDPPEPKQALLPPKFLIASSTDPVRSTTPSSSSTSSSAPIAVAKPLRTVSLIVEEPPRPSNTASSSADANVPPPVPPHAKQPPVPPPKPTNRNSSPALHELLQPGSGVIGIPAPAKRSPPTPPKRMTPVTKRHSTDPSTLIQVPESITTDPAGASVQVPPAVLKGESREDKTSATPPQASPEPLSSLPSHIPPSPPRVQSLQPSTTFSGAVPTIQADPPSPSTEPPSRPPAVPLHILIQRALASPGPTQPNPDGSQRAHSQLFESPPDIFAEAGGNSRHSLPITIEPLRLPEDDDFDMEEELRKVQPQRPFRKPEFEPRSRRGMIGDDRVSVIPEVTGPEESDEDSDSDGPILYRDDAKSEDDDDDEEVPTSGLASRVKRKDTLAKRLEKQEKEERNDSENCEDMSWQNREQWMAVRNKIGTALTRRLSQRPTAEELEQRNILQAKNEADRRLERSEIKRRLTRKLSQRPTVAELQARKILRFHEYVESTHAHDYDRRADKPWTKLTPADKAAIRKELNEFKSSEMEVHEESRIYTRFHRP